The Claveliimonas bilis genome window below encodes:
- the ftsW gene encoding putative lipid II flippase FtsW — protein MPDSVKKRKYDYTLLTALFLLLLIGLVILYSTSAYNGEVKFHDSFYYLKKQVFATSLGIAGMFLMAQIDYRRLRKFAVPAYLAAVLLSVAVLLVGDEYNGSKRWLSLGPFSFQPSEFAKIAVILFLAAVVTKNADKMGQMRTLLKIMLSVLPIAGLVGASNLSTAIIILGIAVTLVFTASPKYGQFIWMGVIGCGFMAVFLALESYRLERLAIWRNPEAYEKGYQTLQGLYAIGSGGLFGRGLGESVQKLGFVPEAQNDMIFSIICEELGLFGAGFILLLFLILIWRFFRIASHAEDLFGALIAAGAMAHMMIQVILNIAVVTNTIPNTGITLPFISYGGTSVVFLLMEMGVVLSVSSLVK, from the coding sequence TTGCCAGATTCAGTCAAAAAAAGAAAGTATGACTATACACTTCTTACGGCGCTGTTCTTGCTGCTGCTTATCGGACTTGTGATCCTGTACAGCACCAGCGCATACAATGGAGAGGTAAAGTTTCATGATTCCTTTTACTATCTGAAGAAGCAGGTGTTTGCCACCAGTCTGGGCATTGCAGGTATGTTTCTGATGGCGCAGATTGATTACCGGAGATTGCGGAAATTTGCAGTGCCGGCCTATCTTGCAGCAGTGCTTTTGTCTGTTGCAGTGCTTTTGGTGGGAGATGAGTATAATGGGTCCAAAAGATGGTTGTCTTTGGGCCCTTTTTCTTTTCAGCCCTCTGAATTTGCGAAAATAGCAGTCATTCTTTTTCTTGCTGCTGTCGTGACAAAGAATGCAGACAAAATGGGGCAGATGAGAACGCTTCTGAAGATCATGCTCAGTGTTCTTCCTATTGCAGGTCTGGTAGGCGCCAGCAATTTGAGTACAGCCATTATTATTCTCGGAATTGCGGTTACTCTTGTCTTTACGGCAAGTCCCAAATACGGGCAGTTTATCTGGATGGGAGTGATAGGCTGCGGATTTATGGCTGTGTTTCTTGCGTTGGAGAGCTACCGGCTGGAGCGGCTGGCAATCTGGAGAAATCCGGAGGCATACGAGAAGGGATATCAGACCCTTCAGGGGCTGTACGCCATAGGATCAGGCGGACTCTTTGGGAGAGGACTGGGGGAGAGCGTACAGAAGCTGGGCTTTGTTCCGGAGGCTCAAAATGATATGATATTTTCCATCATCTGTGAGGAGCTTGGCCTTTTTGGAGCAGGATTTATTCTCCTTCTTTTCCTGATTCTGATCTGGCGTTTCTTTCGGATCGCATCCCATGCGGAAGATCTTTTCGGAGCATTGATTGCAGCCGGAGCTATGGCTCATATGATGATCCAGGTGATTTTGAATATTGCGGTTGTGACAAATACCATTCCAAATACAGGTATTACACTTCCCTTTATCAGCTACGGAGGAACATCGGTTGTGTTCCTTTTGATGGAAATGGGGGTTGTGCTAAGTGTGTCATCTCTGGTAAAATAA
- a CDS encoding sigma-E processing peptidase SpoIIGA — protein MYYELYIDILFLVNFMMDYILLLLIKKILKCTATLGNISLGALTGALLTCLVVALPIPWPLLKILLFHGVVNILMLKIALRLKWDKKLWKALFLLYITSFLLGGILEHVRQYVEIGSLFFVLAVGCYYISSGIWKILDLIFKTGQCRCDVELYVNGRCVTVPALIDTGNTLRDQLTGKPVNIIESQTAEELFGKEIPEGIRYISYHTIGRKNAVMPVAVLDSLRIAGENEKWVDKPMIGISEEKISSDGEYRMIINPDT, from the coding sequence GTGTATTATGAACTGTATATAGACATACTGTTTCTCGTCAACTTTATGATGGACTACATATTGCTCCTGCTGATAAAAAAGATATTGAAATGCACTGCCACGCTTGGAAATATCTCACTGGGAGCATTGACAGGAGCTCTTCTTACCTGTCTGGTAGTCGCGCTTCCTATTCCCTGGCCACTTTTGAAAATTCTTCTGTTTCATGGCGTTGTGAATATCCTGATGCTGAAAATTGCTTTACGCCTCAAATGGGACAAAAAGCTGTGGAAAGCGCTTTTCCTTCTGTACATCACAAGTTTTTTGCTGGGAGGGATTTTGGAGCATGTACGTCAGTATGTGGAGATCGGAAGTCTTTTTTTTGTACTGGCAGTAGGGTGCTATTACATCTCATCGGGAATATGGAAGATTTTGGATCTGATCTTCAAGACAGGGCAGTGCCGGTGTGATGTGGAACTATATGTAAATGGACGGTGTGTGACAGTGCCGGCTCTGATAGATACCGGAAACACACTGCGGGATCAACTGACGGGAAAGCCGGTAAACATCATAGAGAGCCAGACGGCAGAAGAACTGTTTGGTAAGGAAATCCCGGAAGGAATCCGATATATTTCCTATCACACGATAGGCAGGAAAAACGCTGTTATGCCTGTTGCCGTTCTGGATAGCCTGCGTATTGCCGGAGAAAATGAGAAATGGGTGGATAAGCCGATGATAGGAATTAGTGAAGAGAAAATATCTTCAGATGGAGAATACAGGATGATCATAAATCCTGATACATAG
- the murD gene encoding UDP-N-acetylmuramoyl-L-alanine--D-glutamate ligase encodes MEKTVLVFGLGISGIGAAKLLEKRGADVILYDGNEKLNKEATLKKMGEGTKARIITGSLPEEVMDELDLVVISPGVPTDLPVVQKMREKKIEIMGEIELAYLCGKGEVLAITGTNGKTTTTALLGEIMKNASDSAFVVGNIGNPYTTVAEDTREDSVVVAEMSSFQLETIHTFRPRVSAILNLTPDHLDRHHTMEAYIQAKMNIASNQTEEDFCILNYEDEVLRRFAAEVKAKVFFFSSVHKMERGIYLDNGNIIYKNPDDGNAEGTLICNVDELKLLGVHNYENVMAASAMAAVYGVSLDIIRKTLREFAGVAHRIEFVAEKDGVAYYNDSKGTNPDAAIKGIQAMRRPTVLIGGGYDKNSTYKEWIESFDGKVKLLVLLGATREKIAEEARECGFTDIAFADTFEEAVLTSVKAAQPGDAVLLSPACASWGMFKNYEERGDKFKEIVNSL; translated from the coding sequence ATGGAAAAAACGGTACTGGTATTCGGACTTGGGATCAGCGGGATCGGAGCAGCGAAGCTTTTAGAAAAGCGAGGGGCTGATGTGATCTTATATGACGGCAATGAAAAACTCAATAAGGAAGCAACACTTAAAAAGATGGGAGAAGGCACAAAGGCACGGATTATTACCGGTTCTCTTCCGGAGGAAGTGATGGATGAACTGGATCTTGTGGTCATCAGTCCCGGAGTGCCGACGGATCTTCCAGTCGTTCAGAAAATGAGAGAGAAAAAGATTGAGATCATGGGAGAAATTGAGCTTGCCTATCTGTGCGGAAAAGGAGAAGTCCTTGCCATTACAGGGACGAATGGCAAGACTACCACAACTGCTCTGTTGGGAGAGATTATGAAAAACGCTTCAGACAGTGCATTTGTAGTGGGAAATATTGGAAATCCTTATACGACTGTAGCGGAAGATACCAGGGAAGATTCTGTCGTTGTGGCAGAGATGAGCAGTTTTCAGCTGGAGACGATTCACACATTCCGTCCCAGAGTATCGGCCATTTTGAATTTGACGCCGGACCATTTAGACAGGCATCATACCATGGAGGCATATATTCAGGCAAAGATGAATATTGCCTCGAACCAGACGGAAGAAGATTTTTGCATCTTAAACTATGAGGATGAGGTGCTTCGCAGATTTGCTGCTGAAGTGAAGGCGAAAGTTTTTTTCTTCTCCAGTGTGCATAAGATGGAGAGAGGCATTTATCTGGATAACGGGAATATAATTTATAAGAACCCGGATGATGGAAATGCCGAAGGTACGCTGATCTGTAATGTAGATGAACTGAAACTGCTTGGTGTTCACAATTATGAGAATGTCATGGCGGCATCGGCTATGGCCGCTGTGTATGGAGTGTCCCTTGATATTATAAGAAAGACGCTTCGGGAGTTTGCAGGCGTGGCCCATAGAATAGAATTTGTAGCGGAAAAAGATGGAGTCGCCTATTACAATGATTCCAAGGGGACAAATCCGGATGCGGCTATCAAAGGAATCCAGGCAATGAGGCGCCCTACCGTTTTGATTGGAGGGGGATATGACAAAAATTCAACTTACAAAGAATGGATTGAAAGCTTTGACGGCAAGGTTAAACTTCTGGTCCTTCTTGGGGCTACAAGGGAAAAGATTGCAGAAGAGGCCAGAGAGTGCGGTTTTACAGATATTGCTTTTGCCGATACATTTGAGGAGGCTGTCCTTACGTCCGTAAAGGCGGCGCAGCCGGGAGACGCAGTGCTGCTGTCGCCGGCGTGTGCAAGCTGGGGAATGTTTAAGAACTATGAGGAACGAGGAGATAAGTTCAAAGAGATTGTAAATTCCCTATAA
- the sigE gene encoding RNA polymerase sporulation sigma factor SigE — protein sequence MMIKIAVPNQFKLKVMPNFRTFFFPDKKDVHYIGGSDILPAPLEVEEESRAIAMLGTEEDKSARKILIEHNLRLVVYIAKKFDNTGVGVEDLISIGTIGLIKAINTFDPGKNIKLATYASRCIENEILMYLRRNNKTRMEVSIDEPLNVDWDGNELLLSDILGTEEDTIYRDLEQEVEKKLLVKALGRLSGREQTIIKMRFGIGMPDGEEKTQKEVADMLGISQSYISRLEKKIMQRLRREMVKYS from the coding sequence ATGATGATAAAAATAGCTGTGCCAAATCAATTTAAACTGAAAGTAATGCCGAATTTCCGTACGTTTTTTTTCCCGGATAAAAAAGACGTACACTATATCGGAGGATCCGATATTCTTCCTGCTCCGCTGGAAGTGGAAGAGGAAAGCCGCGCGATCGCAATGCTGGGAACAGAGGAAGACAAAAGCGCCCGCAAAATATTGATTGAACATAACCTCAGGCTGGTAGTGTATATTGCAAAAAAGTTTGACAATACAGGCGTTGGAGTGGAGGATCTGATATCGATCGGGACGATTGGGCTGATCAAGGCAATTAATACATTTGATCCGGGAAAAAATATCAAACTGGCCACCTATGCATCCAGATGTATTGAAAATGAGATCTTAATGTATCTTAGAAGAAATAACAAGACACGCATGGAGGTTTCGATTGACGAGCCTTTAAATGTGGACTGGGATGGAAATGAGCTCCTTTTGTCGGATATTCTCGGAACAGAGGAGGACACCATATATCGGGACCTGGAACAGGAAGTAGAGAAAAAACTTCTTGTGAAAGCTCTCGGGAGGCTGTCCGGCCGGGAGCAGACGATCATAAAAATGAGATTTGGTATCGGTATGCCGGATGGGGAAGAGAAGACACAGAAAGAAGTGGCAGATATGCTGGGGATTTCTCAGTCTTACATCTCCAGACTGGAGAAGAAAATTATGCAGCGGCTGCGAAGGGAGATGGTAAAATATTCATAG
- a CDS encoding peptidoglycan D,D-transpeptidase FtsI family protein translates to MTKKTMHRLRKKFPKFMQKKLVILYLGIILAFVFLIGRITYINASDGEEYTKIVLDQQQYDSRVIPYKRGDIVDRNGTKIATSERVYNVILDVKTMLSDEDYVEPTKQVLKDCFGIEEEEVDALIEESPDSRYSVLKKGIDYNTAKEFEAIDEDDENYPDVKGIWLESDYVRTYPYNTLASDVIGFTVDGNVGNGGIEGYYNTILNGTDGREYGYLDGGTSVEQTVKEPINGKTVVSTIDVQVQSIVEKYIKQFNDERKNNATAGEGSKNTAVMIMNPQNGEILAEASYPNYDLNNPRDLSSYYTQEQLDAMSDEEQLDALNSLWKNFCVSDTYEPGSTIKPFTVAAALETGALNGDETFYCEGSLHIGGYDIHCINREGHGTQTLKEAVENSCNVALMQIGEKIGAEDFIKYQHIFGFGELAGIDLPGEAATEGLLYTVDNMDETSLATNAFGQNFNVTMTQMLAGFCSLINGGEYYEPHIVKQIQDENGNVVENEEPVLVKRTISEETSTLVKDYMRGVVQNGSGKLADLEGYEVGGKTGTAEKLPRSEGKNLVSFIGYAPQENPEIAIYVVIDEPNEYDQAQSSLAVQMASDIMKEIFPYLGISKTSETADDTATQ, encoded by the coding sequence ATGACAAAAAAAACTATGCATCGTTTGAGAAAAAAATTCCCTAAATTTATGCAGAAAAAGCTAGTCATCCTCTATTTGGGGATTATACTAGCTTTTGTTTTTCTAATAGGAAGAATTACCTATATTAATGCATCTGACGGGGAAGAATATACGAAAATTGTTCTGGACCAGCAGCAGTATGACAGCAGGGTCATTCCCTATAAGCGGGGAGATATTGTAGACCGGAACGGCACGAAAATTGCCACCAGTGAAAGAGTGTACAATGTCATACTGGATGTGAAGACTATGCTGAGTGATGAAGATTATGTGGAACCTACAAAGCAGGTCCTGAAAGACTGCTTTGGGATAGAGGAAGAGGAAGTAGATGCTCTGATCGAAGAGTCGCCTGACAGCAGATACAGCGTGCTGAAAAAAGGAATTGACTATAATACGGCCAAAGAATTTGAAGCCATTGATGAAGATGATGAAAATTATCCGGATGTAAAAGGAATATGGCTGGAATCAGATTATGTGCGCACTTATCCCTATAATACGCTTGCGAGTGATGTTATTGGATTTACAGTAGACGGAAACGTGGGAAACGGAGGCATAGAAGGCTACTATAATACGATACTAAATGGGACAGATGGAAGAGAATATGGTTATCTTGATGGCGGGACTTCTGTAGAACAGACTGTAAAAGAACCAATTAATGGGAAAACAGTGGTTTCTACGATTGATGTACAGGTGCAGAGTATTGTAGAAAAATATATCAAACAATTCAACGATGAAAGAAAGAATAATGCAACTGCCGGCGAGGGAAGCAAAAATACAGCTGTCATGATCATGAATCCGCAAAATGGAGAGATCCTTGCCGAAGCCAGCTATCCGAATTATGATCTGAATAATCCCAGAGACCTGTCAAGCTACTATACACAGGAACAGCTGGATGCCATGTCGGATGAAGAACAGCTGGATGCCTTAAACTCTCTGTGGAAAAATTTTTGTGTCAGCGATACTTACGAGCCTGGGTCGACGATAAAACCTTTTACTGTAGCAGCAGCTTTAGAGACAGGGGCACTGAACGGGGATGAAACCTTTTACTGTGAAGGAAGCCTGCATATTGGAGGATATGACATTCATTGTATCAATCGGGAGGGACACGGAACACAAACCTTGAAAGAAGCGGTGGAAAATTCCTGCAATGTGGCCCTTATGCAGATTGGAGAAAAAATCGGCGCCGAGGATTTCATTAAATATCAGCATATATTTGGATTCGGAGAGCTGGCGGGGATCGATCTTCCCGGCGAAGCCGCTACAGAGGGGCTTTTATATACAGTAGATAACATGGATGAAACCAGTCTTGCGACCAACGCATTTGGTCAGAACTTTAATGTAACAATGACACAGATGCTGGCAGGTTTTTGTTCGCTTATTAACGGCGGAGAATACTATGAGCCTCACATTGTAAAACAGATACAGGATGAAAATGGAAATGTAGTGGAAAATGAAGAGCCGGTTCTTGTGAAACGAACAATTTCGGAAGAGACAAGTACTCTCGTAAAAGATTATATGAGGGGAGTTGTTCAGAATGGAAGCGGTAAGCTGGCGGATCTGGAAGGCTATGAAGTAGGAGGAAAGACTGGTACAGCAGAGAAACTTCCAAGATCAGAAGGAAAGAACCTGGTATCTTTTATTGGATATGCACCCCAGGAAAATCCGGAGATTGCAATTTATGTTGTGATTGATGAGCCAAATGAGTACGACCAGGCCCAGAGTTCTCTGGCGGTGCAGATGGCAAGTGATATTATGAAAGAAATTTTCCCGTATCTGGGGATCTCCAAGACATCTGAAACAGCGGACGATACGGCAACGCAATAA
- the mraY gene encoding phospho-N-acetylmuramoyl-pentapeptide-transferase, translated as MDYTIFIPVLISFALSVVMGPVIIPILRRLKMGQTEREEGVKSHLKKAGTPTMGGVIILIAVVVTSVFYIGDYPNIIPILFVTLGFGLIGFLDDYLKVVLKRSDGLFPKQKMALQILVTAVFAFYMVKFTDVSLAMLIPFSGGRYLDIGWLAIPLLFVAVIGTVNGVNFTDGLDGLASSVTVLVATFFTVVAVGTESGIEPITCAVVGALMGFLLFNVYPASVFMGDTGSLALGGFVASTAYMLQMPIFIVIVGLIYLVEVLSVMIQVTYFKKTGGKRFFKMAPIHHHFELCGWSETKVVAVFSIITAILCLIALMAM; from the coding sequence ATGGATTATACAATTTTTATTCCGGTATTGATATCATTTGCATTGAGCGTTGTAATGGGACCGGTGATCATCCCCATTCTTCGCAGACTGAAAATGGGACAGACAGAAAGAGAAGAAGGAGTAAAATCTCATCTGAAAAAGGCGGGAACGCCTACCATGGGCGGGGTAATTATTCTTATTGCTGTTGTGGTGACCTCCGTATTTTACATTGGAGATTATCCCAATATTATCCCGATTCTTTTTGTTACACTGGGATTCGGACTGATCGGTTTTCTGGATGACTATTTGAAAGTAGTGCTGAAGCGTTCCGACGGATTGTTCCCGAAACAGAAAATGGCTCTTCAGATCCTTGTGACGGCAGTATTTGCCTTTTATATGGTGAAATTTACAGATGTTTCTCTCGCCATGTTAATCCCTTTTTCAGGGGGAAGATATCTGGATATCGGATGGCTTGCGATCCCGCTCCTTTTTGTGGCGGTGATCGGAACAGTAAACGGAGTCAATTTTACCGATGGGCTGGATGGGCTGGCTTCCAGTGTTACGGTGCTTGTAGCTACCTTTTTTACAGTGGTGGCGGTGGGAACCGAGAGTGGAATTGAGCCTATTACCTGTGCGGTAGTCGGGGCCCTGATGGGATTCCTTCTTTTCAATGTATATCCCGCAAGTGTATTCATGGGAGATACAGGGTCGCTGGCTCTGGGAGGTTTTGTGGCTTCCACGGCCTATATGCTGCAGATGCCGATTTTTATTGTGATCGTGGGGCTTATCTATCTGGTAGAAGTACTGTCTGTTATGATACAGGTTACATACTTTAAAAAGACAGGCGGCAAAAGGTTCTTCAAGATGGCTCCGATCCATCATCATTTTGAACTGTGCGGCTGGTCAGAGACAAAGGTAGTAGCGGTCTTTTCGATTATTACAGCCATTCTGTGTCTGATTGCACTGATGGCTATGTAA
- a CDS encoding cell division protein FtsQ/DivIB, with the protein MERKRKSGHKKSHKIYAFVVILLGLAIIALAVLLLFYVQRIEVTGNEYTSSEEIVNVVEEDQGSFNSIYLLWKYHFTDYKKPDSIQDMQVSLKAPWIVQVKVKEKPILGYAVAEKSYLYFDGSGEVVLESSTLLEGVPAVEGLEVGDASVGDSLSKGKERLFKELTELKEDMEKFELSSDRIVCDGKQIYTYFGDVCVALGSSITTEKVSQISPILEKLGGQKGTLHLEYFADENDVITFDKDELPEAAQESTDGQTGETAEENQ; encoded by the coding sequence GTGGAACGAAAGAGAAAAAGCGGACATAAAAAATCTCATAAAATATATGCATTTGTTGTAATCCTGCTGGGACTGGCAATTATTGCCCTGGCTGTGCTGCTGCTGTTCTATGTGCAGCGGATCGAGGTGACGGGGAACGAATACACATCCAGTGAGGAGATTGTTAATGTAGTGGAGGAGGATCAGGGATCTTTTAACTCCATTTACCTTTTATGGAAATATCATTTTACCGATTATAAAAAGCCGGACAGCATCCAGGATATGCAAGTGAGCCTGAAAGCGCCGTGGATCGTGCAGGTGAAAGTAAAAGAAAAGCCGATCCTCGGGTATGCTGTGGCAGAAAAATCCTACCTGTATTTTGACGGCAGCGGAGAAGTGGTGTTGGAAAGCTCCACATTACTTGAAGGAGTCCCGGCAGTGGAAGGGCTTGAAGTGGGAGATGCCTCTGTAGGAGATTCCCTGAGCAAGGGAAAGGAGCGGCTGTTCAAAGAGCTGACGGAGCTGAAAGAGGATATGGAGAAATTTGAATTGTCATCGGATAGAATTGTCTGTGACGGGAAACAGATTTACACATATTTTGGAGATGTTTGTGTGGCGCTGGGCAGCAGCATCACTACGGAAAAAGTATCACAGATATCACCGATCCTGGAAAAGCTGGGCGGCCAGAAAGGGACGCTGCATTTAGAATATTTTGCGGATGAGAACGATGTGATAACATTCGATAAAGACGAGCTGCCTGAAGCGGCGCAGGAATCTACGGATGGACAGACCGGGGAGACCGCGGAAGAAAATCAATAA
- a CDS encoding peptidoglycan D,D-transpeptidase FtsI family protein produces MRSKTYNKKKILIVFLCAVFIILFLMGRLVYLMVFDAEYYQEKAEALHEREREIKAARGEIIDASGNILATNRTVCTISVIHSQVTDPEEVITALSQALDMEEASVREKVEKVSALERIKTNVDKEIGDRIREMNLNGVKVDEDFKRYYPYDELASTVLGFTGGDNQGIIGLEVKYEEYLKGQNGRILTTTDARGIELKGVAEDRVEPVPGNTLRITLDYNVQMYAQQMAEKVMEEKQADAVSVLLMNPQNGEIIAMVNVPEFNLNDPFTLNTGEDTSGLSEEEKQDKLNQMWRNRCINDTYEPGSTFKIITASACLEEGVVSLDDTFQCPGYRIVEDRKIRCHKVGGHGQETFVEGVQNSCNPVFMDIGLRLGADKFYDYYEKFGLLNLTGVDLPGEAGTIMHKKEDIGTVELATMTFGQSFQITPIQLASTVSSIINGGVRVTPHIGKSVISSDGKTEEVLGAEKGDRILSEKVSGQMRELLEGVVREGSGKNGAVEGYRIGGKTATSQTLPRSANKYISSFLGFAPADNPQILGMCIIYNPQGIYYGGTIAAPVMREIFENVLPYLGIEKE; encoded by the coding sequence GTGCGTAGTAAGACATATAATAAGAAGAAAATCCTGATCGTTTTTCTGTGCGCAGTTTTTATCATTCTGTTTTTGATGGGGAGACTTGTCTACCTGATGGTATTTGACGCCGAATATTATCAGGAGAAAGCGGAAGCCCTCCATGAAAGAGAGAGGGAAATTAAGGCGGCAAGAGGAGAGATCATAGATGCTTCGGGAAATATTCTTGCGACAAACCGCACGGTGTGTACGATTTCTGTGATCCATAGTCAGGTAACAGATCCTGAAGAGGTGATCACGGCTCTTTCCCAGGCTTTGGATATGGAAGAGGCCTCTGTGCGTGAGAAGGTGGAGAAGGTTTCAGCTCTGGAAAGGATTAAGACAAATGTGGATAAAGAAATCGGTGACCGGATTCGGGAGATGAATCTTAATGGTGTAAAAGTGGATGAGGACTTTAAACGTTATTATCCCTATGATGAGCTTGCATCTACAGTGCTGGGATTTACCGGGGGAGATAACCAGGGGATTATCGGCCTGGAGGTAAAATATGAAGAATACCTGAAAGGACAGAACGGGCGGATACTGACTACTACAGATGCAAGAGGCATAGAGCTTAAAGGAGTGGCAGAAGATCGGGTGGAGCCGGTTCCCGGGAATACCCTCCGGATCACATTGGACTATAATGTACAGATGTATGCACAGCAGATGGCGGAAAAGGTGATGGAAGAGAAACAGGCCGATGCAGTATCCGTTCTTCTTATGAATCCACAGAATGGGGAGATCATTGCAATGGTAAATGTTCCGGAATTTAATCTCAATGATCCCTTCACCTTAAATACAGGAGAAGATACATCGGGACTTTCAGAAGAGGAAAAACAGGATAAGCTGAATCAAATGTGGAGAAACCGCTGTATCAATGATACCTATGAACCCGGGTCGACTTTTAAGATCATTACAGCCTCTGCCTGTCTGGAGGAGGGAGTTGTTTCCCTGGACGATACGTTTCAATGTCCGGGATACCGGATTGTGGAAGACAGGAAGATCCGGTGTCATAAAGTGGGGGGACACGGACAGGAGACATTTGTGGAAGGGGTGCAAAATTCCTGCAATCCTGTATTTATGGATATCGGTCTTAGATTAGGAGCAGATAAATTTTATGATTATTATGAAAAGTTTGGTCTTCTGAATTTGACTGGAGTAGATCTTCCGGGAGAGGCGGGGACGATCATGCATAAAAAGGAAGATATTGGAACGGTGGAGCTGGCAACGATGACGTTCGGGCAGTCCTTTCAGATTACGCCTATTCAGCTTGCCTCCACAGTAAGTTCCATCATTAACGGCGGAGTGAGGGTAACGCCTCACATTGGGAAAAGCGTGATCTCTTCAGATGGGAAAACAGAGGAAGTTTTAGGAGCTGAAAAGGGGGACAGAATCCTTTCAGAAAAAGTTTCTGGTCAGATGAGGGAGCTTTTGGAGGGAGTCGTACGGGAAGGATCCGGGAAGAACGGAGCGGTGGAGGGTTACCGTATCGGAGGAAAGACAGCTACGTCGCAGACTCTTCCGAGAAGCGCAAACAAATATATATCCTCATTTCTGGGCTTTGCACCGGCTGACAACCCGCAGATACTGGGAATGTGTATTATTTATAATCCCCAGGGAATTTATTATGGAGGTACGATCGCCGCACCGGTAATGCGGGAGATTTTTGAAAATGTACTTCCCTATCTTGGCATTGAAAAAGAATAA
- the ftsZ gene encoding cell division protein FtsZ — protein MLEIKTNESEAAAKIIVVGVGGGGNNAVNRMIDEQIAGVEFIAINTDKQALQLCKAPTLMQIGDKITKGLGAGARPEIGEKAAEESAEEISAALKGADMVFVTCGMGGGTGTGATPVVARIAKEQGALTVGVVTKPFRFESKTRMNNALAGIEKLKESVDTLIVIPNDKLLEVVDRRTTMPEALKKADEVLQQGIQGITDLINVPSLINLDFADVQTVMTDKGIAHIGIGQGRGDDKALEAVKQAVASPLLETTIAGASHVIINVSGDITLMDASDAAEFVQELAGEDANIIFGAMYDDSRADEATITVIATGLHNVGGTSSKLKSRLEGVQRSGMVPPASSYDKQLHSNHTSHSPKVDLGAAPTTNGGTSLKRPVGGTTPTLDTPRTPTSKVKEQSIKIPDFFKK, from the coding sequence TTGCTAGAAATTAAAACAAACGAATCAGAAGCAGCGGCAAAGATAATTGTTGTGGGAGTCGGCGGAGGCGGAAATAACGCTGTAAACCGAATGATTGATGAACAGATTGCCGGTGTTGAATTTATTGCAATCAATACAGATAAACAGGCCCTTCAGTTATGTAAGGCGCCGACCCTTATGCAGATAGGGGACAAGATCACAAAAGGACTTGGTGCGGGAGCACGTCCTGAAATCGGTGAGAAAGCAGCAGAAGAAAGCGCTGAGGAAATTTCAGCTGCATTAAAGGGAGCAGACATGGTCTTTGTAACCTGCGGTATGGGAGGCGGAACCGGAACCGGTGCGACTCCTGTTGTTGCGCGCATTGCAAAAGAACAGGGAGCGTTGACAGTAGGTGTTGTTACAAAACCCTTCCGTTTTGAATCCAAGACAAGGATGAATAATGCGCTGGCTGGAATTGAAAAATTAAAAGAAAGCGTTGACACTTTGATTGTTATTCCGAATGATAAACTGTTAGAAGTGGTTGACAGAAGAACAACTATGCCGGAAGCTCTGAAAAAAGCGGACGAGGTTCTGCAGCAGGGTATCCAGGGTATCACAGACCTGATCAATGTACCGTCTCTTATTAATCTTGACTTTGCGGATGTGCAGACAGTCATGACAGATAAGGGAATTGCGCATATCGGTATTGGACAGGGCCGCGGCGATGATAAAGCGCTGGAGGCTGTAAAGCAGGCGGTTGCAAGTCCGCTGCTTGAGACAACAATTGCAGGGGCATCTCATGTTATTATTAATGTATCCGGTGATATTACTCTTATGGACGCATCGGATGCGGCAGAATTTGTACAGGAACTGGCAGGAGAAGATGCAAATATCATCTTCGGTGCTATGTATGATGATTCCAGAGCAGATGAAGCTACTATTACTGTAATTGCTACGGGATTACATAATGTAGGTGGGACGTCTTCAAAATTAAAATCAAGACTGGAAGGCGTACAACGCTCCGGTATGGTTCCGCCGGCAAGCAGTTATGATAAACAGCTTCATTCCAATCATACCAGCCACAGCCCGAAAGTTGATTTGGGAGCAGCTCCGACGACAAACGGTGGTACAAGCCTGAAGCGTCCGGTTGGAGGTACAACTCCGACTCTGGATACACCAAGGACACCGACCAGCAAAGTGAAGGAGCAGTCTATCAAGATTCCGGATTTCTTTAAAAAGTAA